Proteins found in one Paenibacillus borealis genomic segment:
- a CDS encoding chemotaxis protein CheA yields the protein MMMELSAYRDIFIEELNEQLERIDQSLLTLEQAPAPELVQTIFRAAHTIKGSASTMGFREMSDLTHEVEYALEWVREKKPEITGILIDTLFRALDAMKLLRTQYISGGEYDDCSAVVAEIKALINLPAEPQPVRLPVLSPAEMLQAEEAAAAGYSLLSLAVTLKEECQMKAARHYMLLQRIEDVSGKIIAVALPAAAAAGADEDSRYSRFAVVAAAGKEIQQVTEQLAGDSDVQSIVITPFVPGPSSVTGGAAAVEPLLAGPPSSLNKEQRGSSAQPTVRVSVERLDHLMNLVGELLIEQTSLADLSAAGQRNDPAKVLPGIGGVSDHMGTIIKELQEGVMKTRMLPIDQLFNRFPRLVRDLAQKLGKEIELVIQGGETELDRMIIEELSDPLIHLIRNSTDHGIESPEVRAERGKSPKGTITLTSYHEENQVVIRLEDDGQGIDAGRIKASALSKGIISEEKAGYLTDQEAIHLIFEPGFSTAAEVSEVSGRGVGMDIVRSQIGRLNGIIDIETVPGKGTVFIIRLPLTLAIIKGLLVNVSGRVLILPMYNVAEIVRISPDEIQVVQGEQAIINHGRIVPLSWLRDKLHYPRTERSSKTIPLVIVRSVDRIAALAVDEIIGNQEVVIKSLGAYLGTMNHLSGATILGNGRVALILDASYLVSH from the coding sequence ATGATGATGGAACTGTCTGCCTACCGCGATATTTTCATAGAAGAGCTGAATGAGCAGTTGGAGCGGATCGACCAATCTCTGCTCACCTTGGAGCAAGCTCCGGCACCTGAGCTGGTCCAGACAATATTCCGTGCAGCCCATACGATCAAAGGGTCGGCCTCAACCATGGGCTTCCGTGAAATGAGCGATCTGACGCATGAGGTTGAATATGCCCTTGAATGGGTCCGGGAGAAGAAACCGGAGATTACCGGAATTTTGATTGATACGCTCTTCCGGGCGCTTGACGCCATGAAGCTGCTGCGCACGCAATATATCAGCGGCGGAGAGTACGACGACTGCAGCGCTGTTGTTGCGGAGATCAAAGCATTGATTAATCTGCCCGCTGAACCGCAGCCGGTCCGGCTGCCGGTCTTAAGTCCAGCGGAGATGCTTCAGGCCGAAGAAGCTGCGGCTGCCGGATATTCGCTGCTGTCCCTTGCGGTAACGCTGAAAGAGGAATGCCAGATGAAGGCGGCGCGGCATTATATGCTGCTGCAGCGTATTGAAGACGTAAGCGGAAAGATCATTGCTGTCGCGCTGCCGGCAGCGGCGGCCGCGGGAGCAGATGAAGACTCGCGTTACAGCCGGTTTGCTGTAGTAGCAGCTGCCGGCAAAGAAATTCAGCAGGTAACCGAACAGCTGGCAGGTGATTCAGATGTCCAAAGTATTGTCATCACTCCATTCGTGCCCGGTCCTTCAAGCGTTACTGGCGGAGCGGCGGCGGTTGAACCGTTACTGGCGGGGCCTCCGTCTTCCCTGAACAAGGAACAACGGGGGAGCAGCGCCCAGCCGACGGTACGGGTCAGCGTGGAACGCCTGGATCATCTGATGAATCTGGTAGGCGAGCTGCTGATCGAGCAGACTTCTCTGGCTGATCTGAGCGCAGCCGGGCAGCGGAACGATCCGGCTAAGGTATTGCCGGGTATAGGCGGAGTATCGGATCATATGGGCACTATAATCAAAGAGCTGCAGGAAGGTGTAATGAAGACCCGGATGCTGCCGATAGATCAATTATTCAACCGTTTTCCGCGCCTGGTCCGGGATCTCGCCCAAAAGCTGGGGAAGGAGATTGAGCTCGTGATCCAGGGCGGCGAGACCGAACTCGACCGGATGATTATCGAAGAGCTGAGTGATCCCTTGATCCATCTGATCCGTAACAGCACGGATCACGGGATTGAAAGTCCGGAGGTCCGGGCAGAGCGGGGGAAATCTCCCAAGGGGACGATCACGCTAACCTCTTACCACGAGGAGAATCAGGTGGTTATCCGTCTGGAGGACGACGGGCAGGGGATAGATGCCGGCAGAATCAAAGCTTCTGCGCTCAGCAAAGGAATCATTAGCGAAGAAAAGGCCGGGTACTTAACGGATCAGGAAGCCATCCACTTGATCTTTGAACCAGGCTTCTCAACGGCTGCCGAGGTAAGCGAAGTATCAGGCCGGGGCGTGGGGATGGATATCGTGCGCAGCCAGATTGGACGGCTTAACGGCATCATTGATATTGAAACGGTGCCGGGCAAAGGCACTGTGTTCATTATCCGCCTGCCGCTTACACTGGCCATCATTAAGGGGCTGCTGGTGAATGTTTCCGGCCGGGTACTGATCCTTCCCATGTACAACGTGGCGGAGATTGTGCGAATCTCACCGGATGAGATTCAGGTTGTTCAAGGTGAACAGGCCATTATCAACCACGGGCGGATTGTGCCGCTCTCATGGCTTAGAGACAAGCTGCATTACCCGCGGACCGAGCGCAGCTCCAAGACCATCCCGCTGGTAATTGTCCGGTCTGTAGACCGGATCGCCGCTCTCGCCGTCGATGAGATTATTGGGAATCAGGAGGTGGTGATCAAGTCGCTGGGTGCGTATCTGGGGACGATGAACCATCTCTCCGGCGCAACGATTCTGGGGAACGGGCGGGTTGCGCTGATTTTGGATGCCTCCTATCTGGTCAGCCATTGA
- a CDS encoding PIG-L deacetylase family protein gives MDISTMAALMSPPDLSACRTLLCIQPHPDDNEVGIGGTIASLAERGCEIHYLTVTNGDLGAVDEHMSSAEIAAVRARELEAAGRSLGATVFHQLAHGDGTLEHIPALAEEIAGIIRTVKPDVILCPDPWLTYEAHYDHIVTGRAAAQAFLSSGLPLYPRGTSTRPWQPKAIGFYFTSEPNTVIDITDHFERKFAALALHSSQFSEETLAMYRIYFREKGRQLAEGKGFELGEGLKVLSPLHLHCFVDARLI, from the coding sequence ATGGATATATCTACTATGGCGGCGCTGATGTCCCCGCCCGATCTTTCTGCCTGCCGCACCCTATTATGCATTCAGCCCCATCCGGACGATAATGAAGTGGGCATCGGCGGGACAATCGCCTCTTTGGCGGAGCGGGGCTGCGAGATTCATTATTTGACCGTGACGAACGGGGATCTTGGTGCGGTGGACGAGCATATGTCTTCTGCCGAGATTGCAGCCGTCCGCGCACGTGAGCTGGAAGCCGCAGGGCGGTCGCTGGGCGCCACGGTGTTCCATCAGCTGGCCCACGGCGACGGCACCCTGGAGCACATTCCGGCACTGGCAGAAGAGATTGCCGGGATCATCCGTACCGTGAAGCCGGATGTTATCCTCTGTCCTGATCCGTGGCTGACCTACGAGGCGCATTATGATCATATTGTTACCGGCAGAGCCGCAGCCCAGGCCTTCCTGTCGTCCGGACTTCCGCTGTATCCCAGAGGGACAAGCACCCGCCCCTGGCAGCCGAAGGCGATTGGTTTCTACTTCACCTCGGAGCCTAATACAGTAATTGACATCACCGACCACTTCGAGCGGAAGTTCGCCGCCCTGGCCCTGCACAGCAGCCAATTCAGTGAGGAGACTCTGGCGATGTACCGGATCTATTTCCGTGAGAAAGGCCGCCAGCTCGCTGAAGGTAAGGGTTTCGAGCTTGGAGAAGGTCTGAAGGTGCTGTCCCCGCTGCATCTGCACTGCTTCGTGGATGCCCGGCTGATCTAA
- a CDS encoding ABC transporter substrate-binding protein translates to MEREQLLEGSLQPGSERMDLTIIREYIAEHYHEPLTLNQLAGMAGLRPKYFGELFKKTFGQSTMDYLTGLRISRAKQYLQESDYLLREIAQKVGYSDEFYFSRKFKKETGVPPSSFIRQHKRRVAACSAAAIGQLLALDIIPVAAPLDAKWTSYYFNKYYDLIETHLRVDLMDSELERDKLIKSRTDAIIGHDAWDTQWEEHLLRNSQNLFIPGEQDRWDVQLRAIAAFLGREGQYSQWMQRYGGRARYAREQVAAVAGEESCMVLRLYEDHLHAYCNRGIRDVVFGDLALKPAYTGSDAVYNEPISLAEISLLNPQRIMLIICPDFATRRHWLSLQHSGSWRSLTAVQAGKVDLLPSDPWFEYSAVALDRMLEEAVLLFTGNSPSPEQDVVHGYPSVYPL, encoded by the coding sequence ATGGAGCGGGAACAACTGCTGGAGGGCAGTCTGCAGCCTGGCAGTGAACGGATGGACCTGACCATCATCCGCGAATACATAGCGGAGCATTATCATGAACCGCTGACCCTTAATCAGCTGGCAGGCATGGCCGGACTGCGGCCGAAGTATTTTGGCGAATTGTTCAAAAAAACGTTCGGACAGAGTACCATGGACTATCTGACCGGACTGAGAATCAGCAGAGCGAAGCAGTACCTGCAGGAGTCGGATTATCTGCTCCGTGAGATCGCTCAAAAAGTCGGCTACAGCGATGAATTCTATTTCAGCCGCAAATTCAAAAAGGAAACCGGAGTCCCTCCTTCGTCGTTCATCCGTCAACATAAACGGCGGGTTGCCGCCTGTTCAGCAGCTGCTATCGGACAACTGCTGGCCCTGGACATCATCCCGGTGGCTGCGCCGCTGGATGCCAAATGGACTTCTTATTATTTCAACAAATATTATGACCTGATTGAGACACATCTGCGGGTGGACCTGATGGACTCGGAGCTGGAGCGGGACAAGCTGATTAAGTCCAGAACCGATGCGATTATCGGCCATGATGCCTGGGATACGCAGTGGGAAGAGCATCTGCTGCGCAACAGCCAGAACCTCTTCATTCCCGGGGAGCAGGACCGCTGGGATGTTCAGCTCCGGGCAATCGCTGCTTTTCTGGGAAGAGAGGGGCAGTACAGCCAGTGGATGCAGCGTTATGGCGGTAGAGCCCGCTATGCCAGGGAGCAGGTGGCCGCAGTGGCGGGTGAGGAGAGCTGTATGGTGCTCCGCCTGTACGAAGATCATCTGCATGCTTACTGCAACAGGGGGATACGTGATGTGGTCTTTGGCGACCTCGCGCTGAAGCCGGCATATACAGGTTCGGATGCGGTGTATAATGAGCCGATTTCGCTTGCGGAAATCAGCTTATTGAATCCGCAGCGGATCATGCTGATCATCTGCCCCGATTTCGCTACCAGAAGGCACTGGCTGTCTCTGCAGCACAGCGGCAGCTGGCGCAGCCTTACAGCGGTTCAGGCGGGGAAGGTAGATTTGCTGCCCTCAGATCCCTGGTTCGAGTACTCTGCGGTTGCCCTGGACCGGATGCTGGAGGAGGCAGTGCTGCTGTTTACAGGAAATAGTCCAAGCCCGGAGCAGGATGTTGTCCATGGTTACCCTTCAGTTTATCCTCTATAA
- a CDS encoding iron-siderophore ABC transporter substrate-binding protein produces MLVIMLLAGCGNNSAADNGARNGAAQVNAAAATPSPSPEEEPEATEAPAAQAYPLVVQDELGHEVTLNAAPTKVFAPYMEDSLVVLGVKPVGQWSNKGQGQGYLQDQLGDVPLVDFTNGQLPSPEVVMSLQPDFIVLHNSYYAENGVYEQYSKIAPTYVFQQAAGDLDSSVTKLGELLGKQEEAAKGLADYRKKVEEAKTALAPHIQGKKALVIRFNSRGMFLMGGVYGGFVLAEELGITKSDLVAAENSVDLSLEVLPQIDADYIFLANDTANTGETFYKELTESALWKSIPAVQAGRVYDVDDRYWLGGGIVAYSNVIDDVLEIIVP; encoded by the coding sequence ATGCTAGTAATTATGCTGCTGGCAGGCTGCGGGAACAATTCAGCGGCTGACAATGGGGCCCGGAATGGAGCAGCTCAGGTAAACGCCGCGGCGGCAACTCCATCACCGTCTCCCGAAGAGGAGCCGGAAGCTACAGAAGCGCCGGCAGCACAGGCCTATCCGCTGGTTGTTCAGGATGAATTGGGACATGAGGTTACACTGAACGCTGCTCCAACCAAAGTATTTGCGCCATATATGGAAGACTCTCTAGTTGTGCTCGGTGTCAAGCCGGTCGGTCAATGGTCCAATAAAGGGCAGGGGCAAGGATACCTGCAGGATCAGCTAGGTGATGTTCCATTGGTTGATTTCACCAATGGCCAGCTGCCTTCACCAGAAGTGGTTATGTCACTGCAGCCGGATTTCATAGTGCTGCATAACTCCTACTATGCAGAGAATGGGGTCTACGAACAGTACTCCAAGATTGCCCCGACCTATGTCTTCCAGCAGGCTGCAGGTGACCTGGACAGCTCCGTAACTAAACTTGGAGAGCTGCTCGGCAAGCAGGAGGAAGCGGCGAAAGGCCTTGCAGATTACCGCAAGAAGGTGGAGGAAGCCAAGACAGCTCTGGCTCCGCATATCCAAGGCAAGAAGGCGCTTGTTATCCGGTTCAATTCACGGGGCATGTTCCTGATGGGCGGAGTTTACGGCGGGTTTGTACTGGCTGAAGAGCTGGGAATTACCAAGAGCGATCTTGTTGCTGCCGAGAACAGCGTGGATTTGTCGCTGGAAGTATTGCCGCAGATTGATGCCGATTATATCTTCCTGGCTAACGATACAGCTAATACCGGGGAGACCTTCTATAAGGAACTGACTGAGAGTGCACTCTGGAAAAGCATCCCTGCCGTCCAGGCCGGCAGGGTCTATGATGTGGATGACCGTTACTGGCTGGGCGGGGGTATTGTTGCCTACAGCAATGTCATTGACGATGTACTGGAGATCATCGTGCCATGA
- a CDS encoding chemotaxis protein CheW: MSTLQKEQYIELAVGAETCAIRIEEIHEIIKMLSITDIPFTRNEVKGVVNLRGKVVCVMSLRNLLGMADEPYTRNTRIIVVNYREEFVGLIVDKVNKVTTYAEIHPPAGGHSRSREAVFHGIGQRDDQLIGILKLEEILGG; this comes from the coding sequence ATGTCAACCTTACAGAAGGAACAGTATATCGAGCTTGCTGTAGGAGCCGAAACCTGTGCAATCCGTATCGAAGAAATTCATGAAATTATCAAAATGCTCAGCATTACAGATATCCCGTTCACCCGTAATGAAGTGAAGGGTGTGGTCAATCTGCGCGGTAAAGTAGTCTGCGTAATGAGCCTGCGCAATCTGCTGGGGATGGCTGATGAGCCGTACACCCGGAATACAAGAATTATTGTGGTTAACTACCGGGAGGAATTCGTGGGTCTCATTGTGGACAAGGTTAATAAAGTGACTACGTATGCCGAGATCCATCCTCCGGCAGGCGGACACAGCCGCAGCCGCGAAGCGGTCTTCCACGGAATTGGTCAACGGGATGACCAGCTGATTGGCATTCTGAAGCTCGAGGAAATATTGGGCGGTTAG
- a CDS encoding methyl-accepting chemotaxis protein — MKWFGNLKTATKIISAFMVVSLILAGLGAYSIFTLRSSNQNMKEMYNNNLISVRDLSAAEISYQVNRVYTRDMSNTTDAAKIADYQEKIASSRQDIAEMVDNYRPLATTAKEVELLSAFDREYEMYQKLFDEALVLAEQDDPAEFNTFLTTQLSVQGEKVLDNLDGLIGINVQLAEEANRHSQSAYSSSLVLTIIVIAAAVIISILIGYLIARSISKPLLQMLHLASEVANGDLTQQSDISTKDEVGQLAAALNRMVHNLKDLINGIVMNSQSVAASSEQISASTQEIAGTSTNQSAAATNITELFKELSLAIDSVASSAEEAAELSNETVRTAREGGYVVETSLQGMQTVNHQMKQLEEDSSKIGDIIEVIDDIAEQTNLLALNAAIEAARAGEQGRGFAVVADEVRKLAERSSDATKEITKIIKAMQENTKQSVRAVAESVEQSSMTSQAFEQIISMVNNSSLKVNEIAAACEEESAQAAEVMSSVQSIAASSEESAAASEETAATCQALALLSEDLAQSAAAFKTH; from the coding sequence ATGAAATGGTTCGGAAACTTGAAAACAGCAACAAAAATTATCTCAGCTTTTATGGTTGTCTCTTTAATTCTGGCGGGCCTTGGAGCATACTCGATATTCACACTTCGCAGCAGCAATCAGAATATGAAAGAAATGTACAACAATAACCTGATCTCAGTGAGAGACTTATCCGCTGCTGAAATCAGTTATCAGGTCAACCGGGTATATACGCGGGATATGAGTAACACAACAGATGCAGCAAAAATTGCGGATTATCAGGAAAAGATTGCGTCTTCCCGGCAGGATATTGCCGAGATGGTGGACAATTATCGGCCGCTGGCGACAACTGCCAAAGAGGTGGAGCTGCTTAGCGCTTTTGACAGGGAATATGAGATGTATCAAAAGCTGTTTGATGAAGCGCTCGTTCTGGCGGAACAGGATGACCCGGCTGAATTTAATACATTCCTGACCACACAATTATCTGTGCAGGGTGAGAAAGTGCTTGACAACCTGGACGGGCTGATCGGAATTAACGTGCAGCTGGCCGAGGAAGCAAACCGCCACTCGCAGTCTGCTTATTCTTCCTCCCTGGTGCTTACCATTATAGTTATCGCGGCTGCAGTTATCATCAGTATTCTCATCGGTTACCTGATCGCCAGATCCATCTCCAAACCGCTTCTGCAGATGCTGCACCTGGCCTCAGAGGTGGCGAACGGTGATCTGACTCAGCAATCCGATATTTCCACCAAGGATGAAGTAGGCCAGCTGGCTGCTGCCCTGAACCGGATGGTTCATAACCTGAAGGACCTGATCAACGGGATCGTCATGAATTCACAGAGTGTTGCCGCGTCTTCCGAGCAGATTTCGGCTAGCACACAGGAAATCGCCGGTACCAGCACTAACCAGTCTGCGGCCGCAACAAATATTACTGAACTGTTCAAAGAGCTGTCGCTGGCGATTGATTCCGTAGCCTCCAGTGCCGAGGAAGCAGCAGAGCTGTCGAATGAGACTGTTCGTACGGCCCGGGAAGGCGGATATGTGGTTGAGACTTCGCTGCAGGGAATGCAGACCGTTAATCACCAGATGAAGCAGCTTGAAGAGGACTCCAGCAAAATCGGAGACATCATCGAAGTGATTGATGATATAGCCGAGCAGACCAATCTCCTGGCGTTGAATGCCGCGATTGAAGCTGCACGTGCCGGAGAGCAGGGCCGGGGCTTCGCGGTGGTGGCGGATGAGGTCCGCAAGCTGGCAGAGCGCAGCAGTGATGCTACGAAGGAAATCACGAAGATCATCAAGGCGATGCAGGAGAATACGAAGCAAAGTGTCCGGGCTGTAGCAGAAAGCGTAGAACAGTCTTCGATGACCAGCCAGGCTTTTGAACAAATTATCAGTATGGTTAATAATTCTTCACTCAAAGTCAATGAGATTGCTGCCGCATGTGAAGAGGAATCCGCGCAGGCGGCCGAAGTAATGAGCTCGGTCCAATCCATTGCCGCCTCCAGTGAGGAATCCGCAGCGGCTTCAGAGGAAACGGCAGCTACCTGCCAGGCTTTGGCCCTGTTATCCGAGGATTTAGCCCAGTCCGCAGCCGCGTTCAAGACTCATTAA
- a CDS encoding CPBP family intramembrane glutamic endopeptidase produces the protein MKNTAAKGHPVIFSLMLGVVLTLLVSVASAVASIQEFEDMGVRNAQACAFLVMAVIVTVYMKRRDSSLERFGFRKLDAKQAVPVLFYIPLLIIAVAQPVMSGINVEMTAAEVISIVIMTMLVGYTEESIFRGIIRDKLKHKGPVFYIVFSSVFFGVLHMANAFGGKDIISTLLQVANALLLGCVLALLIEAGNNIIPLIAFHFIYDALALVSNDNVVQEVLLVGILNIMYLLYGIYLVIELTRRNKNHSLSM, from the coding sequence ATGAAGAACACCGCTGCAAAAGGACACCCGGTCATTTTCTCGCTGATGCTGGGAGTTGTCCTGACCCTTCTCGTTTCAGTAGCATCTGCAGTAGCATCCATTCAGGAGTTTGAGGACATGGGGGTAAGAAATGCCCAGGCCTGCGCCTTCCTGGTTATGGCCGTCATCGTTACTGTATATATGAAGCGGAGGGATTCCTCACTGGAGAGATTTGGCTTCCGCAAGCTTGACGCCAAGCAGGCCGTGCCTGTGCTGTTCTACATCCCACTGTTGATTATTGCGGTAGCCCAGCCGGTTATGTCTGGAATCAATGTCGAGATGACGGCTGCTGAAGTGATCAGTATCGTGATCATGACTATGCTGGTGGGTTATACTGAGGAATCCATTTTCAGAGGAATCATCAGAGATAAGCTGAAGCATAAGGGTCCTGTATTTTATATTGTTTTCTCGTCTGTATTCTTTGGTGTTCTACATATGGCCAACGCGTTTGGCGGAAAAGATATCATAAGCACGCTTCTCCAGGTTGCCAATGCCCTGCTGCTTGGCTGTGTACTCGCCCTGCTGATTGAGGCAGGCAACAATATTATTCCGCTGATTGCCTTTCATTTCATTTATGATGCTCTGGCGTTGGTCAGCAATGACAATGTGGTGCAAGAGGTTCTGCTGGTGGGTATTCTGAATATCATGTACCTGCTGTATGGCATTTATTTAGTAATTGAATTAACCCGGCGGAATAAAAATCATAGCCTGTCAATGTAA
- a CDS encoding MFS transporter → MTTKVPLAEKMVFSGGLLGQNMLYSFMSMYILFFYTDLLGIPATTASVILVVASIFDACLDPLMGMITDKTRSRWGKFRPYLLFAPFLIALATIVCFWDFSGSSAMTLVIATVSYLLWGMLYTVCDTPLWALSSVISTDPGERTLFVTLGKIGGTLGAVVITVGGIQLLLAFGGERSTQAYLYSAIIIGIIAALSIFLTGILTKERVAPSPVKVSFRQNLQTVYKNKPLLTLLASLLIVNLVNGIRQSIQLYYVVYVWGDAGYATQVGISLVVGMLLGMMATPPLLRRFSKKKVFILSCVLGSLSCILPYFLGDHNILTTLVFFAVSFFFSGMTTIVSTSMLLDTIDYSEWKLGFRGEGIVFSTNTFVTKFSGALSRLIIGASLGLLSYAENQESTPRLQNGLSFVMFLLPALCFLAAILPILFYNINDKQRRQILSDLEHTRSL, encoded by the coding sequence TTGACAACAAAAGTACCTTTGGCTGAGAAAATGGTGTTCTCCGGCGGTTTGCTGGGCCAGAATATGCTGTACAGCTTCATGTCGATGTATATTCTGTTCTTCTACACGGATCTGCTGGGCATTCCGGCGACTACCGCCAGTGTCATTCTGGTAGTGGCGAGCATCTTCGATGCTTGTCTGGATCCGCTCATGGGCATGATTACCGACAAAACACGCTCCAGGTGGGGCAAATTCAGGCCTTATCTGCTGTTCGCCCCCTTCCTGATCGCACTGGCAACCATCGTCTGCTTCTGGGACTTCAGCGGTTCCTCTGCGATGACACTGGTGATCGCCACCGTATCGTATCTGCTCTGGGGCATGCTGTATACGGTCTGTGATACGCCGCTTTGGGCCTTATCGTCCGTTATCTCCACTGATCCGGGTGAACGGACCTTGTTCGTCACTTTGGGCAAAATCGGCGGCACCCTCGGCGCGGTCGTGATTACAGTCGGCGGTATCCAGCTGCTGCTGGCCTTCGGCGGTGAGCGGAGTACGCAGGCTTACCTGTATTCTGCAATTATTATAGGAATTATTGCTGCGTTATCTATTTTCCTGACCGGAATCCTCACTAAGGAAAGGGTCGCCCCTTCTCCTGTGAAAGTCTCATTCCGTCAAAATCTGCAAACGGTTTATAAGAACAAACCGCTGCTCACCCTGCTTGCCTCGCTGCTGATTGTTAACCTGGTCAACGGCATCCGGCAGAGCATCCAGCTGTATTATGTGGTCTATGTCTGGGGGGATGCCGGTTACGCAACACAGGTCGGAATTAGTCTCGTTGTAGGCATGCTGCTGGGAATGATGGCTACGCCTCCGCTTTTGCGCCGCTTTTCCAAGAAGAAGGTATTCATCCTGTCCTGTGTGCTGGGGAGCTTGTCCTGCATCCTGCCTTATTTTCTCGGTGACCACAATATTCTGACTACTCTGGTATTCTTCGCGGTCAGCTTCTTCTTCTCCGGCATGACTACCATTGTCAGCACGTCCATGCTGCTGGATACCATTGATTATTCGGAGTGGAAGCTGGGCTTCCGGGGCGAGGGGATTGTATTCTCCACGAACACCTTTGTCACCAAATTCAGCGGAGCATTGTCACGGCTCATCATCGGTGCAAGTCTGGGTCTGCTAAGCTATGCAGAGAATCAGGAATCGACTCCAAGACTTCAGAATGGACTCAGCTTCGTGATGTTTCTGCTGCCCGCGCTGTGTTTCCTGGCCGCAATTCTGCCGATTCTGTTCTACAATATCAATGACAAGCAGAGGCGGCAGATTCTCAGCGATCTGGAGCATACCCGGAGTCTTTAG
- a CDS encoding GerAB/ArcD/ProY family transporter has translation MALVLLVMLLLSLIYGADWSNFLPVFEKGVHPVVEGTINFMAYPNSEVALSLFLVPLMKNKQAYKKALIHSTWITGITLVLLTALYRTPDTAGPGQYSAGDECLG, from the coding sequence ATTGCTTTGGTACTGCTGGTAATGCTGCTGCTCTCACTTATATATGGGGCGGACTGGAGCAACTTTCTGCCTGTGTTTGAGAAGGGCGTTCATCCTGTTGTTGAAGGTACAATAAATTTCATGGCTTATCCCAACAGTGAGGTTGCGTTAAGTCTGTTCCTGGTCCCATTGATGAAGAATAAACAAGCTTATAAAAAGGCACTGATCCACAGCACGTGGATTACCGGCATCACCTTAGTATTACTTACGGCACTATACCGGACTCCTGATACCGCTGGCCCTGGCCAGTATTCCGCTGGCGATGAATGTCTGGGATAA
- a CDS encoding alpha/beta hydrolase, protein MSTTRELSYPHLGCEEHVIYAGARRLEYRILISHPSGEAPPEGYPVIYALDGHAVFHTLAESARLQTRKPHGYDPVVVVGIGYPSGEPFDMKRRCYDFTMPAEEEQLPKRPDGSQWPESGGADSFLDTLQKEIMPLVSGLFPVDTRRQALFGHSLGGLFVLHALFNRPELVTHYAAGSPSVWWNDYALYSELEQFAAAYPAMNLQRKLMITIGAEELEHMVEDAAKLPGLLAPLAEHGLQTSLNEFAGESHVSVLPAALSRLLRFALEKE, encoded by the coding sequence ATGAGTACAACAAGAGAACTGAGCTATCCGCATCTTGGCTGTGAGGAGCATGTGATTTATGCCGGAGCACGCCGCCTGGAGTACCGGATTCTGATCTCGCATCCGTCCGGAGAAGCCCCGCCGGAAGGGTATCCGGTCATCTACGCTCTGGACGGCCATGCCGTATTCCATACCCTGGCAGAATCAGCCCGGCTTCAGACCCGTAAGCCGCATGGCTACGATCCTGTAGTGGTCGTGGGCATAGGGTATCCGTCCGGAGAACCCTTTGACATGAAGCGCCGCTGCTATGATTTCACCATGCCGGCTGAGGAGGAGCAGCTGCCGAAACGGCCGGATGGCAGCCAGTGGCCGGAGAGCGGAGGGGCCGACAGCTTCCTCGACACGCTGCAGAAGGAGATTATGCCGCTGGTCTCGGGCCTCTTTCCTGTGGACACCCGGCGCCAGGCGCTGTTCGGCCACTCGCTCGGCGGCCTGTTTGTACTCCATGCGCTGTTCAACCGTCCGGAGCTTGTTACTCATTATGCGGCTGGCAGTCCGTCTGTCTGGTGGAATGATTATGCCCTGTATTCAGAACTGGAGCAGTTCGCAGCGGCTTACCCGGCTATGAACCTGCAGCGCAAGCTGATGATTACGATCGGAGCCGAAGAGCTGGAGCATATGGTCGAGGATGCTGCGAAGCTTCCCGGACTGCTGGCCCCGCTGGCGGAGCATGGCTTGCAGACGAGTCTTAACGAATTCGCCGGTGAGAGCCATGTCAGCGTACTGCCTGCGGCACTCAGCCGTCTGCTGAGATTCGCCCTGGAGAAGGAATGA